The DNA sequence AGAAAACCAAGGATCAGTAGCAATCCTTGGTTTTACTTTACAAGCTATTTTTTTAATTCTTCTAATCGCGCTGCTACTTTATCTCGTTGTTCTAAATAATCCTTTTCCTTTTCTCGCTCAGCTTCTACTACATTTTCTGGAGCTTTCGCAATAAAACCGTCGTTTGACAGCTTCTTCTGAACGCGAGTCACTTCTCCATCTAGTCGTTTCCATTCACCTTCAAGACGCTTTATTTCTGCATCTAAATCAAGAAGTCCTGCTAAAGGTAAATATAGCTCCACTCCGGATAAAACAGAACTCATCGATTTTTCTGGTGCCGTTAAACCTGTGCCCATTTTTAGCTCACTTGGTCGGCAGAAGCGTTCGATATACGCTTGACCGCGGTTTAACTGATCAAGAATTGACTCAGAATCAGCATTTATGTGAAGGGTAATTTCACGACTCATCGGTACATTTAACTCTGCTCGTGTATTACGAACGGAGCGAATGATTTCTTGAAGCAGCTGCATATCCTTAACTGCTTGTTGATCCATAAGTTCATCGTCACGTGTTGGCCAAGCTGCTACTGTGATCGACTCGCCTTCGTGCGGAAGGTATTGCCATACCTCTTCTGTAATAAAAGGCATAAACGGATGTAATAAACGCATCGTTTGGTCTAAAACGTAAGCGAGTACCGAGCGCGTAGTTAACTTCGCCTCTTCGTCATCCCCATTTAATGGTAGCTTTGCCATTTCAATGTACCAATCACAGAAGTCATCCCAAATGAAGTTATAAAGAGCTCTTCCTACTTCTCCAAACTCATACGTATCAATGAGCTTTGTTACTTGCGTGATCGTATCTTGTAAACGAGTTAAGATCCACTTATCGGCAATTGACTTTTTACCAGTTAAATCAATTTCCTCATATTTTAATCCTTCCATATTCATTAAAGCAAAGCGAGAAGCGTTCCAAATTTTATTTCCAAAATTCCAGTTCGATTCAACTTTTTCCCAATAAAAACGAAGGTCCTGCCCTGGTGAACTGCCTGTTGAAAGGAAGAAACGAAGAGCATCTGCTCCGTACTTATCAATAACATCCATCGGGTCTACACCGTTTCCAAGAGATTTACTCATTTTTCTACCTTCAGCATCTCGAACAAGCCCGTGTATGAGTACGTCTTTAAATGGTCTTTCGTTAGTAAAGTGTAATCCTTGGAAAATCATGCGTGCTACCCAAAAATATATAATGTCGTAACCTGTAACTAATACATCTGTAGAGTAGTAACGTTTGAAGTCAGGAGCTTCTTGATTTGGCCAGCCCATCGTTGAAAATGGCCATAGTGCAGAGCTAAACCAAGTATCTAAAACATCCTCATCCTGCTCCCAATTTTCGATATCCTCTGGTGCTGTACGACCTACATAAAGCTCCCCTGTTTCTTTATGGAACCACGCTGGAATTCGATGCCCCCACCACAGTTGACGAGAAATACACCAATCACGAATATTTTCTATCCAATGTAAATATGTCTTCTCAAAGCGATCAGGAACGAAGTCTACTTTACCTTCTGATTGTTGAAGCTTTATTGCTTCCTCTGCCAATGGCTTCATCTTTACGAACCACTGTGTTGAAAGATAAGGCTCTACAACTGCTCCACTACGCTCTGAATGACCAACGCTATGCATATGATCTTCAATTTTGAAAAGAATTCCTTCCTCTTGCAAGTCCTTTACGATTTGCTTTCGGCATTCAAAACGATCCATCCCTTGATATTTACCCGCATTTTCATTCATTTTTCCCGCTTCATCCATGACAAGCACACGCTCAAGGTCATGACGATTTCCAATTTCAAAATCATTAGGGTCATGAGCAGGTGTGATTTTTACAGCACCAGATCCGAAGTCCATATCTACGTAATCGTCCGCAACAATAGCAATTTCCCGGCCGACAATAGGTAGCTTTACTTTTTTTCCAATGAGATGTTGATATCGTTCGTCTTTAGGGTGTACCGCAACTGCTGTATCACCTAGCATCGTTTCCGGGCGAGTTGTCGCAACTTCTATATGACAGCTTCCATCTGCTAATGGATATTTCATATGATAAAATGCACCTTGTACGTCTTTATAAATAACCTCAATATCGGATAATGCAGTTTTCGTTTGTGGGTCCCAGTTAATAATATATTCACCACGGTAAATCAAGCCTTCTTCGTATAAACGTACAAACACTTCTTTTACTGCATCAGATAAACCTTCATCAAGTGTGAAACGCTCTCGTGAATAATCTAATGATAGTCCTAGCTTAGACCACTGTTGACGAATGGTCTCCGCATACTCTTCCTTCCATTCCCATGACTTTTCAATGAATTTCTCTCTTCCTAAATCATAACGAGAAACGCCTTCTTCGCGAAGTTTACCTTCTACCTTCGCTTGTGTCGCTATCCCCGCATGATCCATACCAGGTAACCATAATGCATCATACCCTTGCATTCTTTTCACTCGAATAAGAATATCTTGTAGTGTTGTATCCCAAGCATGACCTAAATGCAGCTTTCCCGTAACATTTGGTGGTGGGATAACAATTGTGTACGGCTTTTTATTTTCATCTCCTGTTGCTTCAAAAAACTTACCATTCACCCAGAAAGGATACCACTTTGCTTCAGTTGATTGTGGATCATACTTTGGTGGCATTGATATTTCTTTATTTTCCATTTTTTCTTCCTCCTTAAATCTTAGGGTAATCCCTTTTATGTAATAATTGATTAACATTGATTGTAACTATGCTAAAAAAACGCATAAAAAAAACTCCTCACGTCAAAGGACGAAGGGAGTTATATTCCTCGCGGTACCA is a window from the Evansella cellulosilytica DSM 2522 genome containing:
- a CDS encoding valine--tRNA ligase; protein product: MENKEISMPPKYDPQSTEAKWYPFWVNGKFFEATGDENKKPYTIVIPPPNVTGKLHLGHAWDTTLQDILIRVKRMQGYDALWLPGMDHAGIATQAKVEGKLREEGVSRYDLGREKFIEKSWEWKEEYAETIRQQWSKLGLSLDYSRERFTLDEGLSDAVKEVFVRLYEEGLIYRGEYIINWDPQTKTALSDIEVIYKDVQGAFYHMKYPLADGSCHIEVATTRPETMLGDTAVAVHPKDERYQHLIGKKVKLPIVGREIAIVADDYVDMDFGSGAVKITPAHDPNDFEIGNRHDLERVLVMDEAGKMNENAGKYQGMDRFECRKQIVKDLQEEGILFKIEDHMHSVGHSERSGAVVEPYLSTQWFVKMKPLAEEAIKLQQSEGKVDFVPDRFEKTYLHWIENIRDWCISRQLWWGHRIPAWFHKETGELYVGRTAPEDIENWEQDEDVLDTWFSSALWPFSTMGWPNQEAPDFKRYYSTDVLVTGYDIIYFWVARMIFQGLHFTNERPFKDVLIHGLVRDAEGRKMSKSLGNGVDPMDVIDKYGADALRFFLSTGSSPGQDLRFYWEKVESNWNFGNKIWNASRFALMNMEGLKYEEIDLTGKKSIADKWILTRLQDTITQVTKLIDTYEFGEVGRALYNFIWDDFCDWYIEMAKLPLNGDDEEAKLTTRSVLAYVLDQTMRLLHPFMPFITEEVWQYLPHEGESITVAAWPTRDDELMDQQAVKDMQLLQEIIRSVRNTRAELNVPMSREITLHINADSESILDQLNRGQAYIERFCRPSELKMGTGLTAPEKSMSSVLSGVELYLPLAGLLDLDAEIKRLEGEWKRLDGEVTRVQKKLSNDGFIAKAPENVVEAEREKEKDYLEQRDKVAARLEELKK